The Sediminispirochaeta smaragdinae DSM 11293 genome has a segment encoding these proteins:
- a CDS encoding ABC transporter permease: MVKYILKRVLFVIPVVLGISFFIFLIMSLAPGDPAQLILGTEASPAAIAAKRAELGLDDPLLVRYVNYMKGVVQGDFGFSWYNKFNVLSEFGARLPNTLTLGMMAMAISALVGIPLGIFAAVRQNSVFDYTSMVVAMIFTSMPSFWFGLMAQVYIALKLGWLPATGVGSLKHFVLPAITLAAAQLASQVRMTRTSILEVIKQDYVRTARSKGASERRVIIKHVLRNGLLPVITQLGLSFALLLGGAIVTETVFAIPGVASLLISAVKLRDVPVVTGIVIIIACFVGFANLLVDLLYAVVDPRVKHGYLS, translated from the coding sequence ATGGTAAAATATATCCTTAAGCGTGTGCTTTTTGTCATACCAGTTGTTTTAGGAATCAGTTTCTTTATATTCCTCATTATGAGCTTGGCACCGGGGGATCCGGCCCAGCTGATTTTGGGGACAGAGGCATCGCCGGCGGCTATAGCGGCTAAGCGTGCTGAATTAGGCCTCGATGATCCTCTACTTGTACGCTATGTGAATTATATGAAAGGCGTTGTACAGGGAGATTTTGGATTCTCCTGGTACAATAAGTTTAACGTTCTTTCGGAATTTGGTGCTCGTCTTCCAAACACCCTGACGCTCGGCATGATGGCTATGGCCATATCGGCTTTGGTCGGAATCCCACTCGGAATATTTGCGGCGGTGCGGCAAAACAGCGTGTTTGACTATACGAGCATGGTAGTGGCGATGATCTTTACGTCGATGCCTTCCTTTTGGTTCGGCCTTATGGCGCAGGTTTATATTGCCTTGAAACTTGGCTGGCTCCCTGCCACCGGTGTTGGCTCGCTGAAACACTTCGTTTTACCAGCGATAACGCTTGCGGCAGCACAACTTGCGAGTCAAGTCAGGATGACACGTACAAGCATACTCGAAGTTATTAAACAGGATTACGTGAGAACCGCTCGTTCCAAGGGTGCGTCCGAAAGGCGGGTCATTATCAAACATGTGCTGCGAAACGGTCTGTTACCTGTTATTACGCAGCTTGGCTTGAGCTTCGCGCTATTGCTCGGCGGTGCAATTGTAACGGAGACGGTGTTTGCCATACCGGGAGTGGCTTCACTGTTGATCAGTGCCGTCAAGCTGCGTGACGTTCCGGTAGTCACGGGAATAGTGATCATCATCGCATGCTTTGTCGGGTTTGCGAATCTGCTTGTCGACCTTTTGTATGCCGTTGTGGATCCAAGAGTTAAGCACGGCTATTTGTCATAG
- a CDS encoding ABC transporter substrate-binding protein encodes MKQRITFELLALGLVMMLSACSGGEGTATGSGAPDGASSKKDSVIIANAAEPDLFFPAHSTLLTNMDEVPILHNIYETPIKLMPDGSKEPLLAESWEISEDGKDYTLNLRRNVTFHDGNPMTAEDVAFSLNTAASTAMGRTLLINYDNTEVIDEATVVVHLTAPYGAFLNSLSSRFALVFEKALYEKIGEDGYSDAPVGTGPYKFVERVAGNHITLESNKDYWGGEPPIKHITYRIMTDANTQMLALENGEIDVLLNANLTPLMQLPDDSSVKWSICEASSIATIAFNCAKGVAADVNFRKAVQCAIDKEEIVLGVYEGLATVGDIFVAPSFSGRPKTADVIKVAYDPEQAKKYLAQSNYHGEDFMIAVISGSRDEAAAQIVQGQLLEVGIKCSVNALDAASFAALTYYGTGNFGAYQRAGGISILDADGLYTYFNRKVLGTRYDMGCYNDELEGLLDAGRVEIDPQVRKDIYAQACNNIIENAYRVVLYYDLSIVAFNKDMQGVEPRALTGLYFFNDWSWK; translated from the coding sequence ATGAAACAACGTATAACATTTGAGCTTCTGGCCCTGGGGCTTGTGATGATGTTGAGTGCATGCTCAGGCGGCGAAGGAACGGCAACCGGATCGGGAGCACCCGACGGAGCGTCCTCAAAAAAGGATAGTGTCATCATCGCAAACGCTGCCGAGCCGGATTTGTTCTTTCCTGCTCACAGCACACTTCTGACGAACATGGACGAGGTTCCGATACTGCACAATATTTATGAGACTCCCATCAAACTGATGCCGGATGGAAGTAAAGAACCTTTATTGGCCGAAAGCTGGGAAATTTCAGAGGACGGGAAGGATTATACACTAAACCTTCGCCGGAACGTTACGTTTCATGACGGGAATCCCATGACCGCTGAGGATGTTGCCTTTTCTCTCAATACTGCCGCTTCCACGGCGATGGGTAGGACGCTTCTCATCAACTATGACAACACGGAAGTAATCGACGAGGCTACTGTAGTTGTACATCTGACAGCCCCATATGGCGCATTCCTCAACAGCCTTTCGTCTCGTTTTGCTTTGGTCTTTGAAAAGGCATTGTATGAAAAAATAGGTGAAGACGGATACAGCGACGCTCCGGTTGGAACGGGACCGTATAAATTTGTGGAACGTGTTGCGGGCAACCACATTACACTTGAATCAAACAAGGACTACTGGGGTGGAGAGCCGCCTATCAAACATATTACCTACAGGATTATGACGGATGCCAATACCCAGATGCTGGCGCTTGAAAACGGAGAGATCGATGTATTGCTGAATGCCAACCTTACCCCGCTCATGCAGCTTCCCGATGACAGTTCTGTCAAGTGGTCGATTTGTGAGGCGTCGTCAATTGCTACAATTGCCTTTAATTGTGCCAAAGGAGTTGCTGCCGATGTCAACTTTCGAAAGGCGGTACAGTGTGCCATTGATAAAGAGGAGATTGTTCTCGGGGTATACGAAGGTTTGGCAACGGTCGGCGATATCTTCGTAGCCCCTTCCTTTTCCGGAAGACCTAAAACGGCGGATGTTATCAAGGTAGCATATGATCCTGAACAAGCTAAGAAATACCTGGCACAATCAAACTATCATGGTGAAGACTTCATGATTGCGGTCATTTCAGGTTCAAGGGACGAAGCGGCTGCACAAATCGTACAGGGCCAGCTTCTTGAGGTTGGTATCAAGTGCTCGGTAAACGCCCTTGATGCAGCTTCTTTCGCTGCGCTTACATACTATGGAACGGGCAATTTTGGTGCATACCAGCGGGCAGGAGGTATATCGATTCTTGATGCAGACGGATTGTACACCTATTTCAATCGAAAGGTACTTGGCACTAGATACGATATGGGCTGTTACAACGATGAACTGGAAGGTCTATTGGATGCCGGGAGAGTCGAAATCGATCCTCAAGTGAGAAAAGACATATATGCACAGGCATGTAATAACATCATCGAGAATGCGTATCGGGTAGTGTTGTATTACGATCTGAGTATTGTTGCATTTAATAAAGATATGCAGGGCGTAGAACCCAGGGCTTTAACGGGACTGTATTTCTTTAATGACTGGAGTTGGAAGTAA
- a CDS encoding D-2-hydroxyacid dehydrogenase: MKIVVLDGYTENPGDLSWDALETLGDLTVYDRTPVDNEAEIQRRIANCEAVYTNKTPISAETIATCPSIKFIGVLATGYNVVDVKAASKGGILVSNIPAYGTSAVAQFAIAMLLELCHHVGHHDKAVHAGRWTQNADWCFWDYPLIELAGKTMGIIGLGRIGQATAKIAGALGMKVIAYDSFPNASGEQVVSYVDLDTLLAQSDVVVLHCPLFAETEGIINKVNIAKMKDGVIILNNSRGPLIVEQDLADALNSGKVYGAGLDVVSTEPIKEDNPLLRAKNCIITPHISWASKESRQRLMDVAVRNLAQYQLGQPTNIVNPE; this comes from the coding sequence ATGAAGATTGTTGTATTAGACGGTTATACGGAAAACCCAGGGGACCTGAGCTGGGATGCCCTCGAAACGCTGGGAGATTTGACCGTGTACGACCGGACACCGGTGGATAACGAAGCGGAGATTCAGCGCCGTATTGCAAACTGTGAAGCAGTGTATACCAACAAAACACCGATTAGTGCCGAGACGATAGCCACATGTCCTTCAATCAAATTCATTGGAGTTTTGGCAACCGGCTACAACGTTGTGGATGTAAAGGCGGCGAGCAAGGGTGGAATTCTTGTTTCCAATATCCCGGCGTATGGCACTTCAGCGGTAGCGCAATTTGCTATTGCGATGCTGTTGGAACTCTGTCATCACGTGGGACACCATGATAAGGCGGTTCATGCAGGCCGTTGGACACAAAATGCCGACTGGTGCTTTTGGGATTATCCCCTGATTGAGCTTGCGGGAAAGACCATGGGTATTATCGGGCTCGGTCGTATTGGACAGGCCACTGCGAAGATAGCAGGTGCGCTGGGCATGAAGGTTATTGCGTATGACTCCTTTCCCAATGCAAGCGGCGAGCAGGTGGTATCCTATGTTGATTTGGATACCCTGTTGGCTCAATCTGATGTCGTTGTTTTACATTGTCCTCTCTTTGCCGAAACAGAGGGCATCATCAATAAAGTCAATATCGCAAAGATGAAAGACGGCGTGATTATTTTGAACAACAGTCGTGGCCCCTTGATCGTTGAACAGGACTTGGCCGATGCGCTGAATAGCGGAAAGGTGTATGGCGCGGGTTTGGATGTTGTATCGACGGAGCCTATAAAGGAAGACAACCCTTTGCTTCGGGCCAAAAACTGCATCATTACACCGCATATTAGCTGGGCATCAAAAGAAAGCAGGCAGCGCCTGATGGATGTCGCAGTGCGTAATCTTGCACAGTATCAGCTGGGACAACCGACGAATATCGTAAATCCAGAGTAA
- a CDS encoding sugar phosphate isomerase/epimerase family protein: MHFGYETLIQEHLYTENPQMFSLTYAITGVITNESALTNFGIYNRYVRIIRVCSVYEEHCGIDTNGGFVFMRDSIHKYFQIGTIQWMSHPRKHVLDSIREIACDDFFDAIEICEFQNEETRVKAKKILEQSHLTVCYGGQTRLLGKKLNPNAIDESQRIEAEKTLLQAVDEAYVLGAHGVAFLAGKWEEATKEQAYAQLAKTTQAVCKYAAEKNMTVNLEVFDFDLDKAALIGPAPYAAKFAAEMRCRCNNFGLIVDLSHFPITYESSRFVIRTLRPYINHFHIGNAVARPGAEAYGDQHPRFGFPESANDVPELVEFFAVLRDEGFFDEKNPYVLSFEVKPRDNEEEDLILANTKRVINRAWALLKD, from the coding sequence GTGCATTTTGGCTATGAAACGCTTATTCAAGAGCATTTATACACCGAAAATCCACAAATGTTTTCGTTGACGTATGCCATAACCGGTGTTATAACGAATGAAAGTGCACTGACCAATTTTGGCATCTACAACAGATACGTGAGGATTATCCGGGTTTGCAGCGTCTATGAGGAACATTGTGGTATTGACACAAATGGAGGATTTGTTTTCATGAGAGATTCAATCCATAAATATTTTCAAATAGGAACGATTCAGTGGATGAGTCATCCAAGAAAGCATGTATTGGATTCAATACGTGAGATTGCATGCGATGATTTTTTTGATGCAATAGAAATATGCGAATTTCAAAATGAAGAAACAAGAGTAAAGGCAAAAAAAATACTTGAGCAAAGTCATCTTACGGTTTGTTACGGCGGACAGACCAGATTACTTGGAAAAAAGCTCAATCCGAATGCCATCGATGAAAGCCAGCGCATTGAAGCCGAAAAGACGCTGCTGCAAGCAGTAGACGAAGCATATGTTTTGGGAGCACACGGTGTTGCTTTCCTGGCAGGCAAATGGGAGGAAGCCACCAAGGAACAAGCCTATGCGCAGTTGGCAAAGACTACTCAAGCCGTCTGTAAGTACGCTGCGGAAAAAAATATGACGGTAAATCTTGAGGTATTTGATTTTGATCTGGATAAGGCGGCGTTGATTGGTCCCGCGCCGTATGCTGCAAAATTTGCGGCGGAGATGCGTTGTCGATGCAATAACTTTGGCTTGATTGTCGATCTGTCACATTTCCCTATTACCTATGAATCCAGCAGGTTTGTAATCCGTACGTTGAGGCCTTATATCAATCATTTTCATATAGGGAATGCAGTTGCAAGGCCTGGGGCGGAGGCGTATGGCGACCAGCATCCCCGGTTTGGATTTCCGGAAAGCGCGAACGACGTACCTGAGCTTGTGGAATTCTTTGCTGTATTACGTGACGAGGGATTTTTTGACGAGAAGAACCCTTATGTACTCTCCTTCGAGGTCAAGCCTCGGGATAACGAGGAAGAGGATCTGATTCTGGCGAACACAAAGCGTGTCATTAACAGAGCCTGGGCCTTGTTAAAGGATTGA
- a CDS encoding FadR/GntR family transcriptional regulator, whose amino-acid sequence MTEGMEGTCSVIVDYVINQIADKNYAVGDKLPPERDLALQLGISRATVREGIKVLNYLGFIDSTQGSGNYITDTYEKTTAKIMSVMYVRGDVSFRDFTIFRQMLELQAFDLAIDRATEDQITEMKQIVDLLDLTKNSDLIFQLDIRFHTLLVEASHNSLLLINFNALSSVTEEYMFDTYHHTVTKKTAGFEKLQGYHHAIVNALINKDREAGSAAIRDHFSWISPK is encoded by the coding sequence ATGACCGAAGGGATGGAAGGCACATGCAGTGTTATCGTAGATTATGTAATCAATCAGATTGCTGATAAAAATTATGCCGTAGGTGATAAACTTCCCCCCGAAAGGGACTTGGCCTTGCAGTTGGGCATTAGTCGGGCCACGGTACGGGAAGGAATAAAAGTATTAAACTATCTAGGTTTTATTGATAGCACACAAGGCTCCGGCAATTACATCACGGACACCTATGAGAAAACCACGGCAAAAATTATGTCGGTCATGTATGTGCGTGGCGACGTTAGTTTCCGAGATTTCACGATTTTTCGTCAAATGCTGGAACTACAGGCATTCGATTTAGCAATCGATCGTGCGACCGAAGATCAAATCACGGAAATGAAGCAAATAGTCGATCTATTGGATCTCACGAAAAACAGTGATTTAATTTTTCAATTAGACATTCGTTTCCATACCCTTCTTGTCGAAGCCTCACACAACTCTTTACTATTAATCAACTTTAATGCTCTTTCCAGCGTAACGGAAGAATATATGTTTGATACATATCATCACACGGTTACAAAAAAAACCGCGGGTTTCGAGAAGCTTCAAGGATATCATCACGCTATTGTGAATGCTTTGATAAATAAAGACCGGGAGGCAGGCTCTGCAGCAATCCGGGATCACTTTTCCTGGATATCTCCCAAATAA
- a CDS encoding DMT family transporter, with protein MITNKGTTGSNFKGVAFLVLALFIISMQSIAVKGLGGGYPVLEMVIFRNLVALPFTLFFLRGEGIKGLPKTKRFRLHFTRGIFLFISYTTYMMGLVALPLAQVESIRFSGPIMITVLSVFILGEKVEFRRWVVLIIGFLGVLLIVQPGSATFNVGAIFILISVLFYAFTVITTRKLQTTESSASMAFFSSLVYLFAATAIVPITLAVGEIPNANPSVAFLFAKWSLPSLRDGIIMGGLGLVWAAWTYFMARAYSLAQASMIASFEYLSLPINTLWGFLFWREIPTWTTLAGAFLILCSGMVVLYLDKKNRESIN; from the coding sequence ATGATAACGAATAAAGGAACGACCGGATCGAATTTTAAAGGAGTCGCTTTTCTCGTCCTGGCTCTATTCATCATATCTATGCAAAGTATTGCCGTGAAAGGACTCGGGGGCGGCTATCCCGTCTTGGAAATGGTGATTTTTCGTAATCTGGTTGCCTTGCCATTTACCTTGTTTTTTCTGAGAGGAGAAGGAATAAAAGGCCTGCCTAAGACAAAACGATTTCGACTGCATTTCACGCGAGGCATCTTTCTTTTTATTTCCTACACCACCTATATGATGGGTTTGGTAGCTCTCCCTCTGGCTCAGGTGGAATCGATCCGATTCTCAGGGCCTATTATGATCACCGTCTTGTCTGTATTTATACTAGGCGAAAAAGTCGAATTTCGGCGCTGGGTGGTGTTAATAATTGGCTTTCTGGGGGTTCTCCTTATCGTTCAGCCAGGTTCGGCAACTTTTAATGTAGGTGCAATTTTTATTCTCATAAGCGTACTCTTTTATGCGTTTACCGTTATCACAACCCGGAAACTGCAGACTACCGAAAGCAGCGCTTCTATGGCATTTTTTAGTTCCCTCGTGTATCTCTTCGCTGCTACGGCCATCGTTCCCATAACTCTTGCCGTAGGGGAAATCCCCAATGCCAATCCCAGCGTTGCTTTTTTGTTTGCAAAGTGGTCTTTGCCATCTCTCCGGGATGGAATTATCATGGGGGGCTTAGGACTTGTCTGGGCTGCCTGGACCTATTTCATGGCTCGCGCTTATAGCCTTGCACAAGCGTCGATGATTGCCTCTTTTGAGTATTTGTCTCTGCCCATAAACACGCTCTGGGGATTTCTTTTTTGGAGAGAAATTCCAACGTGGACAACCCTGGCAGGGGCATTCCTTATTTTATGTAGCGGAATGGTTGTTTTGTATCTTGATAAGAAAAACAGAGAATCAATAAACTAA